From Nitrospiria bacterium, one genomic window encodes:
- the rpmB gene encoding 50S ribosomal protein L28 has protein sequence MAYVCAICGKGKTIGFKVSHAHNKTKHPFYPNLKSVKALVDNTTRRIKVCTRCIRSGWVKKAV, from the coding sequence GTGGCGTACGTTTGTGCAATCTGCGGCAAAGGAAAGACGATCGGTTTTAAGGTCAGTCATGCCCATAATAAAACAAAGCATCCCTTCTACCCGAATCTCAAGTCCGTCAAGGCCCTCGTGGACAACACGACCCGACGGATCAAAGTCTGCACCCGTTGCATCCGTTCCGGTTGGGTGAAAAAAGCGGTCTGA
- the corA gene encoding magnesium/cobalt transporter CorA: protein MIQIFAFSKQNGLRRIPEAESLPGLLKDDAESVWVDLESPTEEETLILSSVFNFHPLAIEDCVAESHLPKLDDFGDYLFLVLHGARSGDVPGTFKAVELNFFLGKRFLVTYHQQLSRSIIRTKERCLKNSLTMSRGMDFLLYEILDSAVDNYFPILDDFDEVLDELEREVTASPGKETLNRIFTLKRDGMSLRRVTSPQREILNRLSRDPFSVVNKRTAIYFRDVYDHLVRINDLAESYKDLTTGLLEAYISMVSNRLNEIVKVLTALTVVFMPLTVITGIYGMNFKNMPELEWRYGYPATIGTMVGIVVMMLWFFRRKKWI from the coding sequence ATGATCCAGATCTTTGCCTTCTCAAAGCAAAACGGTCTCCGGAGAATACCGGAGGCCGAGTCCCTGCCCGGCCTGCTGAAGGACGACGCGGAATCGGTCTGGGTCGATCTGGAGTCGCCGACGGAGGAAGAGACCCTGATCCTGTCCTCCGTCTTTAATTTTCATCCCCTGGCCATCGAGGACTGCGTCGCCGAATCCCACCTTCCCAAACTGGACGACTTCGGCGACTACCTTTTTCTGGTGCTCCACGGAGCCCGGAGCGGCGATGTTCCCGGAACGTTCAAGGCGGTCGAGCTCAATTTCTTCCTGGGAAAACGATTTCTGGTCACCTACCATCAGCAATTGTCCCGCAGCATCATCCGCACGAAGGAGCGCTGTCTTAAGAATTCCCTCACCATGTCGCGGGGAATGGATTTTCTGCTCTACGAGATCCTGGACAGCGCGGTCGACAATTACTTTCCCATCCTGGACGACTTCGACGAGGTGTTGGACGAACTCGAGCGCGAGGTTACGGCCTCTCCCGGCAAGGAAACCCTGAACAGGATATTCACGCTGAAACGGGACGGGATGTCGCTCCGGCGGGTGACCAGTCCGCAGCGGGAGATTCTCAACCGCTTGAGCCGCGACCCGTTCTCGGTGGTCAACAAACGGACGGCCATCTATTTCCGAGATGTGTACGACCATCTCGTTCGGATCAACGACTTGGCCGAATCGTACAAAGACCTCACGACCGGCCTCCTGGAGGCGTACATTTCCATGGTGTCGAACCGCTTGAACGAGATCGTAAAAGTGCTCACGGCGCTCACCGTCGTCTTTATGCCGCTCACGGTCATCACCGGCATCTACGGCATGAACTTTAAGAACATGCCCGAATTGGAATGGCGCTACGGTTACCCCGCCACCATCGGGACCATGGTGGGCATTGTCGTCATGATGTTGTGGTTTTTCCGCAGAAAGAAGTGGATTTAG
- a CDS encoding transporter, which produces MATRVFSLGLLTLLVLLQSRPVLALMPYLDTESAVPVDRGKSRLDISLRDDRWNSDLSTYTLMTELSYGLINNLEFAVDAPYIFRNQKGPGDEDGLGDLTLKAKVRFIKGREANPVSIAGQLAVKFPSCDKDKALSPECTGEPDVGIRAIASKEFFPVTVDLNLGYVFIGNPANTSLNDILTYSLAFDYLTTADRVHVLGELAGETNRYPKTSKFQSRLSAKTSAGPLSALVGLLYDLDPAMALTATWSTGLTPASPDYSLSAGFRYQF; this is translated from the coding sequence ATGGCCACGCGTGTTTTTTCCCTCGGATTGTTGACGTTGCTGGTTCTCCTTCAATCCCGTCCGGTTCTTGCGCTGATGCCGTATCTCGATACGGAATCCGCCGTCCCGGTGGACCGAGGCAAATCAAGGTTGGATATCAGTCTGCGGGACGATCGCTGGAACAGCGATCTCTCCACCTATACCCTCATGACCGAACTGAGTTACGGCCTGATCAACAATCTCGAGTTCGCGGTGGACGCTCCTTATATTTTCCGAAATCAGAAGGGCCCGGGGGATGAGGACGGCCTGGGCGATTTGACGCTGAAGGCCAAGGTCCGATTCATCAAGGGACGGGAAGCCAATCCGGTCTCCATCGCCGGGCAATTGGCCGTGAAGTTTCCGAGTTGCGACAAGGACAAGGCCCTTTCCCCGGAATGCACCGGGGAGCCCGATGTGGGAATCCGCGCGATCGCCTCGAAGGAATTCTTCCCCGTGACGGTTGATCTGAATTTGGGATATGTCTTCATCGGCAATCCGGCCAACACGAGTTTGAACGATATCCTCACCTACAGCTTGGCCTTCGACTACCTGACGACGGCCGATCGGGTTCACGTGCTCGGCGAACTGGCGGGCGAGACGAACCGGTACCCGAAGACGTCCAAATTTCAGTCCCGGCTTTCGGCCAAGACCTCGGCGGGCCCGCTGTCGGCGCTGGTCGGATTGCTGTACGATCTGGACCCCGCCATGGCGCTGACGGCGACCTGGAGCACGGGGTTGACCCCGGCCAGTCCGGATTACAGTTTATCGGCGGGATTCCGATATCAATTCTAA
- the tyrS gene encoding tyrosine--tRNA ligase has product MKPAEAPMKLLLRGVVEVIQEKELADKLKLRRPLRVKAGFDPTAPDLHLGHTVLLHKLKQFQDLGHDVIFLIGDFTGMIGDPSGMTEARKPLTENDVRENAKTYERQVFKILDREKTRVRFNSEWLGRMSSIEFARLGSKVTVARMLERDDFTKRFQERRDISILEFYYPLLQGYDSVELRADVELGGTDQKFNLLMGRTLQRRYGQEEQVVLTLPLLEGTDGVRKMSKSYGNYIALEDPPSEMFGKIMSISDGLMLRYYELLTDHDLETIRAMHPMEAKLMLAGELVAQYHSKDDAHQARRDFEQKFRQRDRVINLADTVALSDSVKTDVVHVLVETKLVQSKSEARRLVGQGAVDIDGQRITDPNHTLARGQTYQIKVGKKRFVSVSL; this is encoded by the coding sequence ATGAAGCCGGCCGAGGCGCCGATGAAGCTTCTTCTCCGCGGGGTCGTCGAGGTCATTCAGGAGAAAGAGCTGGCGGATAAACTGAAGCTCCGGCGGCCGTTGAGGGTCAAGGCCGGTTTCGATCCGACCGCCCCCGATCTCCATCTGGGCCACACGGTGCTGCTGCACAAGCTGAAACAGTTCCAGGATCTGGGCCATGACGTGATCTTTCTGATCGGGGACTTCACCGGCATGATCGGAGACCCCTCCGGTATGACGGAAGCGCGGAAACCGTTGACGGAGAACGATGTCCGGGAGAACGCCAAGACCTACGAGCGGCAGGTGTTCAAGATCCTGGACCGGGAGAAGACGCGCGTCCGCTTCAACAGCGAATGGCTGGGCCGGATGAGCTCCATCGAATTCGCGCGTCTCGGGTCCAAGGTGACCGTCGCGCGGATGCTGGAACGCGACGATTTTACCAAAAGATTTCAGGAGCGGCGGGACATCAGCATTCTGGAGTTCTACTACCCGCTCCTTCAAGGGTACGACTCCGTCGAGCTGCGGGCCGACGTCGAGCTCGGCGGGACGGATCAGAAGTTCAACCTTCTGATGGGCAGGACGCTCCAGCGGCGCTACGGCCAGGAAGAGCAGGTCGTCCTGACCTTGCCGCTGCTCGAAGGCACCGACGGGGTCCGGAAGATGAGCAAGAGCTACGGGAATTACATCGCCCTGGAGGATCCGCCGTCCGAGATGTTCGGAAAGATCATGTCGATCAGCGACGGGCTCATGCTCCGCTACTACGAGCTGTTGACGGACCACGACCTGGAGACGATCCGCGCGATGCATCCGATGGAGGCGAAGCTGATGCTCGCCGGGGAGTTGGTGGCTCAATACCATTCCAAGGACGACGCCCATCAAGCCCGACGTGATTTTGAACAGAAGTTCAGACAACGTGACAGGGTTATAAACCTTGCGGACACCGTCGCTCTTTCGGACTCCGTCAAAACAGACGTCGTTCACGTGCTTGTTGAAACAAAATTGGTCCAAAGCAAGAGCGAGGCACGGCGTCTGGTCGGGCAAGGGGCCGTTGATATTGACGGACAACGGATCACCGATCCGAATCACACGCTGGCCCGCGGTCAAACCTACCAGATCAAGGTCGGCAAGAAGCGCTTTGTCTCCGTGAGCCTGTGA
- the lpdA gene encoding dihydrolipoyl dehydrogenase, translating to MEARPRIVVIGAGPGGYVAAVRAAQLGAQVSLVEEQEVGGTCLNKGCIPSKALIFNAEVLDLLKRADEFGVRVVREPDYDVTRMLERKQRIVQTQVRGIHSLLKSWDVALIKGRGRMSGPRAVEVAEAGGAVRRLEADGVILATGSKPIKPPVFPFDGERVMTSEEALEPRVLPGSLLIVGAGVEGCEFAFLYRALGVSVTMVEMKDRPLATEDEEISSLVRREMTKRGITLHLEVRVEKAVIEPAQAVVTLSDGRTIAVERILVSIGRRMNTEGLGLEEAGVVLGKRGEIVVDDRMETRASGVFAIGDAVGRIMLAHAASAEGKVAAANAVSRSDRHSMNYAVVPAGIFTMPEIGTVGLKEWEAAELGLKVRVGRYPFRALARAHTMDEIVGLVKVIAEEGTDRILGVHIMGPHASDLIHEAAIAMRLGAKASDIGEMIHAHPTLPEAMMEAAEDVHGSAIHLPRRKGSA from the coding sequence ATGGAAGCCCGTCCACGGATCGTGGTGATCGGCGCGGGTCCGGGCGGCTACGTCGCCGCCGTCCGCGCGGCCCAGCTCGGCGCTCAGGTGAGTCTGGTCGAAGAGCAGGAGGTCGGCGGGACCTGTCTCAACAAGGGCTGCATTCCCAGCAAGGCCCTGATCTTCAACGCCGAGGTCCTGGACCTGCTCAAGCGCGCCGACGAATTCGGCGTGCGCGTGGTCCGCGAACCGGACTACGACGTCACCCGGATGTTGGAACGCAAACAGCGGATCGTGCAGACGCAGGTCCGCGGGATTCATTCGTTGTTGAAGAGCTGGGACGTGGCCCTGATCAAAGGCCGCGGCCGAATGAGCGGTCCGCGCGCGGTCGAAGTGGCCGAGGCCGGCGGGGCGGTCCGGCGCCTGGAAGCGGACGGCGTGATTCTCGCAACCGGCTCCAAACCGATCAAGCCCCCGGTTTTTCCGTTCGACGGCGAACGGGTGATGACCAGCGAGGAGGCCCTGGAACCGCGCGTCCTTCCCGGGAGCCTCCTCATCGTCGGCGCCGGCGTCGAGGGATGCGAGTTCGCGTTCTTGTACCGGGCGCTGGGCGTTTCCGTGACGATGGTGGAGATGAAAGACCGGCCCCTGGCCACCGAGGACGAGGAAATCTCGTCCCTCGTCCGGCGGGAGATGACCAAGCGCGGGATCACTCTCCATCTGGAGGTGCGCGTGGAAAAGGCGGTGATCGAGCCGGCGCAGGCCGTCGTGACGCTGAGCGATGGACGGACGATCGCGGTCGAGCGGATCCTCGTTTCCATCGGACGGAGGATGAACACGGAAGGGTTGGGTCTGGAAGAGGCCGGGGTGGTTCTGGGGAAGCGCGGCGAGATTGTTGTGGACGATCGAATGGAAACCCGGGCGTCTGGGGTCTTCGCCATCGGCGACGCGGTCGGACGGATCATGCTGGCCCATGCGGCGTCGGCGGAGGGGAAGGTGGCCGCCGCCAACGCCGTCTCCCGTTCCGACCGCCATTCGATGAATTACGCCGTCGTTCCGGCCGGGATTTTCACAATGCCCGAGATCGGGACGGTCGGCCTCAAGGAATGGGAGGCCGCCGAGCTCGGTCTGAAGGTCCGCGTCGGGCGGTATCCGTTTCGGGCGCTGGCGCGGGCGCACACGATGGATGAGATCGTCGGCCTGGTGAAGGTGATTGCGGAAGAGGGGACGGACCGGATCCTGGGCGTCCATATTATGGGCCCGCATGCGTCGGACCTGATCCATGAGGCGGCGATCGCGATGCGGCTGGGCGCCAAGGCGTCGGACATCGGCGAGATGATCCACGCCCACCCCACGCTGCCGGAGGCGATGATGGAAGCGGCCGAGGACGTTCACGGTTCCGCGATCCATCTTCCCCGACGGAAAGGGTCGGCATGA
- the gcvH gene encoding glycine cleavage system protein GcvH, giving the protein MIPEGLRYHTEHEWIREDNQTAELGITHFAQDALGDVVYLELPKIGAEVRSGEEIGEVESTKTTSAIYTPVSGKILAVNEDLKEKPELVNQDPYGKGWIVKIRMSDPSEVKRLMDARQYGAYLKEKAD; this is encoded by the coding sequence ATGATACCGGAAGGATTGCGTTATCACACCGAGCATGAATGGATCCGAGAGGACAATCAAACGGCGGAGCTGGGCATCACCCATTTTGCCCAGGACGCGCTGGGCGACGTCGTGTATCTGGAGCTCCCGAAGATCGGCGCCGAGGTTCGTTCCGGCGAGGAAATCGGCGAAGTGGAATCGACCAAGACCACGTCGGCGATTTACACCCCCGTCAGCGGAAAGATCCTGGCGGTGAACGAGGACCTGAAAGAGAAACCGGAACTGGTGAATCAGGATCCCTACGGGAAGGGGTGGATCGTGAAGATCCGGATGTCGGATCCGTCGGAGGTGAAGCGACTCATGGACGCCCGACAGTACGGCGCGTATCTAAAGGAAAAGGCGGACTGA